Proteins from one Gimesia maris genomic window:
- the rsmB gene encoding 16S rRNA (cytosine(967)-C(5))-methyltransferase RsmB, which produces MRSDIVKKKNVWQQNASADDADAIPIPQYFRSARQLAFFLLEEYRRTDQFISDSMQQWERRIDLSSADWRLAMEISIGVVRRQLTLDTIIESQLTRPREKVEAPLWTLLQIGAYQLVMLDQIPDHAAVSETVELAGKLQRVRWKKMVNAILRSISRLTADDIATEPQSNTIPLSADRYRSFSIGLFPNPIADPAGYLSKAFSFPLPVIRDWLTRFSVQQTMQMAQWFNQRNNLYLRINALQTGREQLLEELQAEGIQVSPGDEPQAIRLEEPVAMENLVGFSAGKFTIQDQSAMAAGNLLNPQPEETVWDMCAAPGTKTTHLAELMYNRGTLIATDVSCDRLEKIEQNASRLGLTCIETHLVNQPDEIWSTKQFDAILVDAPCSNSGVLGKRPEARWRLDEVSLKELNQIQRDLLEQAFQHLKSSGRLVYSTCSFDPRENEDLLQDVLRDHPERKLVRENRHLPGSPCDGGYQALIE; this is translated from the coding sequence GTGCGGTCAGACATCGTGAAAAAGAAAAACGTCTGGCAGCAGAATGCCTCAGCCGATGATGCTGATGCAATACCGATCCCACAGTATTTTCGTTCCGCACGACAGCTGGCATTTTTCCTGTTGGAAGAATATCGTCGCACTGATCAGTTCATCTCTGATTCCATGCAGCAGTGGGAACGACGAATCGACCTGTCTTCCGCAGACTGGCGCCTGGCCATGGAGATCAGTATTGGCGTGGTTCGCAGGCAACTGACGCTGGATACGATTATTGAAAGCCAGTTAACGCGGCCTCGCGAAAAAGTGGAAGCTCCGCTCTGGACTCTGCTGCAGATTGGCGCATACCAGCTCGTGATGCTGGACCAGATTCCCGATCATGCAGCTGTTTCTGAAACAGTAGAACTGGCGGGAAAGCTGCAGCGTGTGCGCTGGAAAAAAATGGTGAATGCCATACTGCGATCGATTTCTCGTTTGACAGCAGATGACATCGCGACTGAACCGCAGTCGAATACGATTCCGCTCAGCGCAGACCGCTATCGTAGTTTTTCAATCGGTCTGTTTCCAAATCCAATCGCAGATCCGGCCGGCTACCTGTCGAAAGCCTTCAGTTTCCCGCTACCGGTCATTAGAGACTGGCTGACTCGTTTTAGTGTGCAGCAGACCATGCAGATGGCGCAGTGGTTTAATCAGCGCAATAATCTGTATCTGCGTATAAATGCTTTACAGACTGGCCGCGAACAGCTTCTGGAAGAACTGCAGGCAGAGGGGATTCAAGTCAGTCCCGGAGACGAGCCACAGGCAATCCGACTGGAAGAACCCGTAGCGATGGAAAATCTCGTGGGATTCTCGGCTGGTAAATTTACAATTCAGGATCAGTCGGCCATGGCTGCGGGAAATCTGCTGAATCCTCAACCGGAAGAAACAGTCTGGGATATGTGTGCGGCTCCCGGAACAAAAACGACCCATCTGGCCGAATTGATGTATAACCGTGGAACGCTCATTGCTACAGATGTTTCCTGCGACCGGCTTGAGAAAATTGAACAGAATGCCTCGCGACTGGGACTGACCTGTATTGAGACACATCTGGTGAATCAACCCGATGAAATATGGTCAACAAAGCAGTTCGATGCAATTCTGGTCGATGCACCCTGTTCGAATTCCGGGGTACTCGGAAAACGCCCCGAAGCCCGCTGGAGACTGGATGAAGTCTCATTGAAGGAATTGAATCAGATCCAGCGCGATCTTTTAGAGCAGGCCTTCCAGCATTTGAAATCATCCGGCAGGCTCGTTTATTCAACCTGCTCATTCGATCCACGAGAAAATGAAGACCTCCTGCAGGATGTTTTACGGGATCACCCGGAACGAAAACTGGTCCGGGAAAATCGACATCTACCTGGCAGCCCCTGCGATGGCGGATACCAGGCATTGATTGAGTAA
- the aroA gene encoding 3-phosphoshikimate 1-carboxyvinyltransferase codes for MPKTYEVTPVSGPIQGTVRPPGSKSITNRALIVAALAQGTTHLTGVLDSQDTQVMIESLNRLGIRVDHDPATCSIEVEGCGGKIPSREATLWLENSGTSIRFLTALCAAGEGEFVLDGNARMRQRPIQDLVNSLNQLGIDVACAEDTGCPPVCVKAHGLPGGDTSIAGNVSSQYLSALLMVAPAAQSPITIEIQGEMVSRPYLDITLGVMAQFGVTIDRIQESVWRIQPQTYQRPVAYDIEPDASAASYFFAAAAITGGRVTVDGLNQDALQGDINFIRVLEDMGCEIKRERNSITVQGKPLHGIDVDMNDISDTAQTLAAVALFAEGSTTIRNVGHIRHKETDRLYAIATEIKRMGIQVEETDDSVTIHPGAIQPATIETYDDHRMAMSFALVGLKVPGIVIADPDCTVKTYPRFFSDLEHLCGQTS; via the coding sequence ATGCCCAAAACTTACGAAGTCACTCCTGTTTCAGGTCCCATTCAGGGCACTGTCAGACCACCCGGCTCTAAAAGCATCACTAATCGCGCATTGATTGTCGCTGCACTGGCACAAGGCACGACTCATCTCACTGGAGTTCTGGACAGCCAGGATACACAGGTGATGATCGAGAGTCTGAACCGCCTGGGGATCAGAGTCGATCATGATCCGGCGACTTGTTCCATCGAAGTGGAAGGCTGCGGAGGAAAGATACCGAGTCGTGAAGCGACGCTCTGGCTGGAAAACAGCGGAACCAGTATTCGCTTTTTAACTGCCTTGTGTGCTGCCGGCGAAGGGGAGTTCGTATTGGATGGCAACGCGCGAATGCGGCAGCGTCCCATTCAGGATCTGGTTAATTCGCTTAATCAGCTGGGAATTGATGTCGCATGTGCCGAGGACACCGGGTGTCCACCAGTTTGTGTGAAGGCGCACGGACTGCCGGGCGGAGATACATCCATCGCAGGTAATGTTTCCAGCCAGTATCTGAGTGCGCTGCTGATGGTGGCTCCCGCTGCCCAAAGCCCGATCACAATCGAAATTCAAGGTGAGATGGTATCAAGACCTTATCTGGATATCACACTGGGAGTCATGGCACAATTTGGTGTGACCATTGATCGGATTCAGGAGTCAGTCTGGAGAATTCAGCCACAGACGTATCAACGCCCCGTTGCCTATGACATCGAACCAGATGCTTCTGCGGCCAGCTATTTCTTCGCCGCTGCCGCGATTACCGGTGGCCGTGTTACCGTTGACGGATTGAACCAGGATGCGCTGCAGGGCGACATCAATTTCATTCGGGTTCTCGAAGATATGGGCTGTGAAATCAAAAGGGAACGCAACAGCATTACCGTTCAGGGAAAACCGCTGCACGGGATTGATGTGGATATGAACGATATCAGTGATACTGCCCAGACGTTGGCAGCAGTAGCGCTGTTTGCCGAAGGATCCACCACAATTCGCAATGTGGGACACATTCGGCACAAAGAAACCGATCGCCTGTATGCAATTGCCACGGAAATCAAACGCATGGGGATCCAGGTGGAAGAAACAGATGATTCGGTCACGATTCATCCCGGCGCGATTCAACCGGCGACGATTGAAACGTACGATGATCATCGCATGGCCATGAGTTTTGCACTCGTCGGCTTGAAGGTTCCCGGGATTGTGATTGCTGATCCGGATTGTACCGTCAAGACCTACCCCCGGTTCTTTTCAGACCTGGAACACTTGTGCGGTCAGACATCGTGA
- a CDS encoding SDR family oxidoreductase: MRKLIIGCGYVGLTVAREWVKQGDQVSALTRSKDNARKFTESGIQPVLGDITQPESLERLPEADTVLYAVGFDRTADKSRREIYVTGLDSVLKVLKQRSQKVIYLSSTSVYGQTAGEWVDETSVCEPERENGQICLEAEQLFEQHGFLSTSVPKSNAATAVILRLAGIYGPGRLLARMEQINAGEPLAGNPDAWLNLIHLADIVQAILRCDTNIHLDDRYLVSDSRPITRQEYYLTLARLLNAPEPRFDSDGSGEISRKSTRFNSTERAAGMNKRCSNKRLREELGVSLTFPTIAEGLPDAIKKN; encoded by the coding sequence ATGCGGAAACTGATTATTGGTTGTGGCTATGTCGGATTGACTGTCGCCCGAGAATGGGTGAAGCAGGGGGATCAGGTCTCTGCACTGACTCGCTCCAAAGACAACGCACGCAAATTTACGGAGTCCGGCATTCAACCCGTACTGGGAGATATCACTCAGCCGGAATCACTGGAAAGACTGCCGGAAGCGGATACAGTGCTCTACGCCGTCGGCTTTGATCGTACCGCGGACAAGTCCCGGCGGGAGATTTACGTGACGGGGCTGGATTCTGTTTTGAAAGTCCTGAAACAACGTAGTCAAAAAGTGATTTATCTTTCCAGCACGAGCGTATACGGGCAGACTGCCGGGGAATGGGTCGATGAAACTTCAGTCTGTGAACCGGAGCGGGAGAACGGTCAGATCTGTCTGGAAGCCGAACAACTGTTTGAACAGCACGGCTTTCTGTCAACTTCCGTACCGAAATCGAATGCCGCGACAGCCGTCATTCTCAGGCTGGCAGGCATTTATGGACCAGGCAGGTTGTTGGCTCGGATGGAACAGATTAATGCGGGTGAACCTTTAGCTGGAAATCCCGATGCCTGGCTCAATCTGATTCACCTGGCAGATATTGTCCAGGCAATCCTGAGATGCGATACGAACATTCACCTGGATGACCGCTATCTGGTCAGCGACAGTCGCCCGATTACCAGGCAGGAGTATTACCTGACGTTAGCGCGACTTTTGAATGCACCGGAGCCTCGCTTTGATTCCGATGGATCGGGGGAAATCAGCAGAAAATCGACACGTTTCAACAGCACTGAGCGTGCAGCAGGGATGAATAAACGCTGTAGTAATAAAAGGTTACGTGAAGAACTGGGGGTTTCATTGACATTTCCCACCATCGCGGAGGGGCTGCCGGATGCGATCAAAAAAAACTGA
- a CDS encoding ribose-phosphate diphosphokinase gives MYDHLTLLSGRAHPQLAGEIAEYLGIRLASVELSNFPDGEISLKLNQNVRGRDVFIVQPTSPPVNDNLMELLILMDACRRASAERITAVIPYFGYARQDRKDSGRVPITSKLVANLINEAGADRVLAMDLHAAQIQGFFDTPVDHLYAAPILDRYFRSLNIPDKDLVVVSPDEGSIKRTLQHNNNIGGTLAIVDKRRKNAIETQQANIIGGPIEGKVALLFDDMISTGGSIVGAVNVVKEQGAKEIYVGASHAVFCGPAIKLLSEAPIKEIVVTNSLPIPDQDKLSNLRTISIAPLLGEAIRRIHRNESVSHLFD, from the coding sequence ATGTATGATCATCTGACTCTTCTCAGTGGACGAGCTCATCCCCAGCTGGCCGGAGAAATCGCAGAATATCTGGGAATTCGTCTGGCTTCTGTCGAATTATCGAATTTCCCTGACGGCGAAATCAGTCTGAAGCTCAATCAGAATGTCCGTGGTCGTGACGTGTTTATCGTCCAGCCGACTTCGCCTCCCGTGAATGATAATCTGATGGAACTGTTGATTCTGATGGACGCCTGTCGGCGCGCCAGTGCAGAACGCATTACCGCGGTCATTCCGTATTTTGGATACGCCCGGCAGGATCGTAAAGACTCAGGGCGTGTACCGATTACGTCCAAACTGGTTGCCAATCTGATCAACGAGGCAGGCGCTGATCGTGTGCTGGCGATGGATCTGCATGCCGCACAGATTCAGGGCTTTTTCGATACCCCGGTCGACCATTTGTATGCGGCACCGATACTCGATCGCTACTTCAGATCATTAAACATTCCTGACAAAGACCTCGTCGTCGTCAGTCCGGATGAGGGAAGTATCAAACGTACTCTGCAGCATAACAATAATATTGGCGGCACACTGGCAATTGTTGATAAACGCCGTAAAAATGCGATCGAAACACAACAGGCGAATATTATCGGCGGCCCGATTGAGGGCAAAGTGGCTTTGCTGTTTGATGACATGATTTCAACCGGAGGTTCGATCGTCGGTGCAGTCAATGTGGTGAAAGAACAGGGCGCTAAAGAAATTTATGTAGGAGCCTCACATGCCGTCTTCTGCGGACCTGCCATCAAGCTGCTGAGTGAAGCGCCTATCAAAGAAATCGTGGTCACCAACAGCCTGCCGATCCCCGATCAGGACAAACTTTCCAATTTGAGAACGATCTCGATCGCACCGCTGCTGGGGGAAGCCATTCGCCGCATTCATCGGAACGAATCGGTCAGTCATCTGTTCGATTGA
- a CDS encoding NTP transferase domain-containing protein yields MSRPAAVILAAGKSTRMKSELPKVLHPVLGRPMIEYVLDAARVANCETLVVIVGHKADEVKAALAQHSDIEFALQSEQKGTGHAVMMSAENLADHDGPVLVLAGDTPLLKGSSLSKLLELQLEHQAACVVGTAVTKANHGLGRIVRDAEGQFLRIVEQKDATPEEAAIEEINTGCFAFDGRQLFSALQQLKPDNSQAEYYLTDCAEILLKAGQTVKAFPVFDIQEAMGVNTQEQLAQVAEILQQDSAR; encoded by the coding sequence GTGAGTCGTCCTGCCGCCGTGATTCTTGCCGCCGGTAAAAGTACCCGGATGAAATCAGAGCTTCCCAAGGTTCTGCATCCGGTTCTGGGCCGTCCGATGATCGAATACGTATTAGATGCCGCCCGAGTTGCGAACTGCGAAACGCTGGTCGTGATCGTCGGGCACAAAGCTGATGAAGTCAAAGCGGCGCTCGCCCAACACAGTGATATCGAATTTGCCCTGCAGTCAGAACAAAAGGGAACCGGGCATGCGGTCATGATGAGTGCCGAAAACCTGGCGGACCACGATGGTCCCGTGCTGGTTCTGGCCGGAGATACTCCTCTGTTAAAAGGCAGTTCACTCTCAAAACTACTCGAACTGCAGCTGGAACACCAGGCGGCCTGTGTCGTCGGAACCGCGGTTACCAAAGCCAATCATGGTCTGGGACGCATTGTTCGCGACGCAGAGGGGCAGTTTCTACGCATTGTGGAACAGAAAGATGCCACTCCCGAAGAAGCAGCAATTGAAGAAATCAATACCGGCTGTTTCGCGTTTGACGGACGGCAGTTATTCAGCGCGTTACAACAGTTGAAGCCCGATAACAGCCAGGCAGAATATTATCTGACGGACTGTGCTGAAATCCTGCTGAAAGCGGGACAGACTGTGAAAGCGTTTCCCGTTTTTGATATTCAGGAAGCGATGGGCGTCAATACACAGGAGCAACTCGCCCAAGTGGCAGAGATTCTGCAACAAGATTCTGCGAGATAA
- a CDS encoding NAD(P)H-dependent glycerol-3-phosphate dehydrogenase, whose protein sequence is MDTKVAILGGGGMATACATLLSESSDIAVSMWVRKPEVAADMQKSRENKRLLPGVTLVESIQVTSDVDEAVSDADYLVVAIPTEFLRQALTKLAPHLKNVTPVISVIKGIEQDTFFRPSEIIADVLGPRPVVALGGPSHAEEIARRLPASVVAASGDIQLAKQTQKLFSTDRFRVYTNVDIVGVELAGALKNVIAIAAGICDGGKYGDNAKSAIMTRGLVEMNRFGSAYGAEPSTFSGLAGVGDLITTCMSPFGRNRSLGERLGLGETREEITSSMDAVAEGVNTTRSVYDLAEAKGLDMPITTEIFRVLFEGKSPEAATQTLMTRPQREE, encoded by the coding sequence ATGGATACAAAAGTGGCAATTCTGGGTGGAGGTGGTATGGCAACCGCCTGCGCAACACTACTCAGTGAATCATCCGATATTGCAGTTTCGATGTGGGTCCGCAAACCGGAAGTAGCAGCGGATATGCAGAAAAGCCGGGAAAATAAACGGCTGCTGCCTGGGGTCACTCTGGTAGAATCAATCCAGGTGACTTCTGATGTTGATGAAGCGGTCTCTGATGCGGATTATCTGGTGGTAGCGATCCCGACCGAATTCCTCAGGCAGGCACTAACGAAACTCGCCCCTCATTTAAAGAACGTCACACCGGTCATCAGTGTGATTAAAGGGATTGAACAGGATACGTTTTTTCGCCCCAGTGAAATCATCGCCGACGTACTCGGCCCCCGCCCTGTTGTCGCACTGGGTGGTCCCAGCCATGCTGAAGAAATCGCCCGCCGCCTGCCTGCCAGCGTGGTCGCCGCCAGTGGTGATATTCAGTTGGCGAAGCAGACCCAGAAGCTGTTCAGTACAGATCGATTTCGAGTCTATACGAACGTGGATATTGTCGGCGTCGAACTGGCAGGCGCTTTGAAAAACGTGATCGCGATAGCCGCGGGAATCTGTGATGGTGGTAAATACGGCGACAATGCCAAATCCGCAATCATGACACGAGGCCTGGTTGAGATGAATCGTTTCGGTTCTGCCTATGGAGCAGAGCCATCCACATTTTCCGGGCTGGCTGGTGTCGGAGACCTGATCACAACCTGCATGAGTCCATTCGGGCGTAACCGCAGCCTGGGCGAACGCCTGGGTCTGGGAGAAACACGCGAAGAAATTACTTCCAGTATGGATGCGGTCGCAGAAGGGGTGAATACTACCCGCAGCGTGTATGATCTCGCTGAAGCAAAAGGACTGGACATGCCCATCACCACAGAGATTTTCCGCGTGCTGTTTGAAGGCAAGTCACCGGAAGCGGCAACACAGACACTGATGACGCGGCCACAGCGAGAAGAATAA
- a CDS encoding outer membrane protein assembly factor BamB family protein: protein MRFSGLTFTACLFIILMSDYSQAETWPQFRGASGSGVSPEKNLPEKWSAEQGILWSVALPGRANSSPAITENRVDVTTKTDDDGLWILSFDRKSGQQIRKVKVGTGSLAAPGPRNLWAHRHNAATPCPISDAEHIWAYFGSGLLVCLDVESGETVWKRDLVKDYGAYDITFGMGSTPRLWGDLLFVSCMTKGPSYVVAFDKLTGKEVWKQNRKLPAEKDGADAYSTPAIFQNGDRTELLVSGSDHVNAYDPQTGKQLWIAGGLDIPSPFGRIIAAPVASSSTVIATSGNPGGGGLGFIKAFQNGKAGDITQSGLLWKFDVATPDSSTPLVLDDKLYMISQNGVATCLDLKTGEPVWKKRMKGQYFSSLVAGDGKVYFLSIEGLCTVVNAASGELIAENQLQGTFYSTPAISDGVIYLRSFDRLYAISGKP, encoded by the coding sequence ATGCGATTTTCAGGACTGACATTCACAGCTTGCCTGTTCATTATTTTGATGTCTGATTATTCTCAGGCAGAAACCTGGCCTCAATTCCGTGGTGCCAGTGGAAGTGGTGTCTCGCCGGAAAAGAATCTGCCGGAAAAATGGTCTGCTGAACAGGGCATTCTCTGGTCGGTGGCCTTACCGGGTCGTGCCAATTCGTCACCAGCCATCACGGAGAACCGCGTGGATGTCACTACAAAGACAGACGATGATGGACTCTGGATCCTGTCATTCGATCGCAAAAGCGGTCAGCAGATTCGCAAGGTCAAAGTGGGAACCGGTTCCCTGGCGGCCCCTGGTCCCCGCAATCTCTGGGCACATCGACACAACGCTGCCACGCCTTGCCCGATTTCTGATGCTGAGCATATCTGGGCATACTTCGGGTCAGGCTTACTGGTCTGTCTGGATGTGGAATCGGGGGAAACTGTCTGGAAACGGGATCTGGTGAAAGATTACGGAGCGTACGACATCACCTTCGGCATGGGTTCCACTCCCCGCCTGTGGGGTGACTTACTGTTTGTGAGTTGCATGACAAAAGGCCCTTCTTATGTTGTCGCCTTTGATAAGCTGACTGGCAAAGAGGTCTGGAAACAGAATCGTAAACTTCCTGCAGAAAAAGATGGTGCCGACGCCTATTCGACTCCTGCGATTTTTCAAAATGGCGATCGAACGGAACTGCTGGTCTCCGGTTCGGATCATGTGAATGCCTATGATCCCCAGACTGGAAAACAGCTCTGGATTGCAGGTGGACTGGATATTCCCAGTCCCTTTGGCCGCATCATTGCAGCTCCCGTCGCGAGTTCCAGTACTGTGATTGCGACTTCCGGAAATCCGGGGGGCGGTGGTCTGGGATTTATCAAAGCCTTTCAGAATGGGAAAGCCGGTGATATCACTCAATCAGGACTGCTCTGGAAATTTGATGTTGCAACTCCCGATTCATCTACACCACTCGTACTGGATGACAAACTGTATATGATCAGCCAGAACGGCGTTGCTACCTGCCTGGATCTGAAGACAGGAGAGCCCGTCTGGAAGAAACGAATGAAAGGACAGTATTTTTCATCCCTGGTTGCCGGCGATGGAAAAGTCTACTTCCTGAGCATCGAAGGCTTGTGCACCGTCGTTAATGCG